AGATGATGAATATCTTTGACTGTACGCGCCACTACGACGACCTAGCGCACGCTCTTTCGCCTATTTGCGCCAAGGTTACGCTTATAGCATTTAGCGGCGATATGCTGTTTCCGCCAAGCTGTATGCGGCAGATGCGAGATACCCTGCGCGACATCGGCAAGGCGTGCGACTACCACGAGATAGACAGCGACTACGGCCACGACGCGTTTTTAGTCGAAGTAGATAAATTTGAAAAAATCATAAAAAAGGTTTTAGATGAGTGAAAATTTAAGCGAGGATTTTGAAAGCAAACTCGCCAAAGCAAATGAAATTTTAAAACAACTCGGCGACGAAAATTTAAGCCTGGAGCAAAGCGTCAAGCTGCACAAAGAGGGCAAAAAGCTACTCGAAGAGGCAGACAAAATCCTGCAAAACGCAAAGCTAGTCGTAAAGGACGCAGACGATGAGTAGCGCAGCCGTTTG
The nucleotide sequence above comes from uncultured Campylobacter sp.. Encoded proteins:
- the xseB gene encoding exodeoxyribonuclease VII small subunit; protein product: MSENLSEDFESKLAKANEILKQLGDENLSLEQSVKLHKEGKKLLEEADKILQNAKLVVKDADDE